In Sphaerospermopsis torques-reginae ITEP-024, the genomic window AATTCCACTGTTGAAATAATTGTAATGTTTTGGGTGTGAAAAAACCGTTAGGGGGACGTACATCTCTCAGTTGTTGCGGTTGTAATTCACAAGCATTATAAATTGCAATTTGGGTTTTTTCTAAACTCTGTTTCAGTTGAATTTCTGACAGGGTGGGAAATGAATGATGTTCGTAACCATGTAACCCTATCCAATGTCCTCTATCTTTAACAGCTTTAGCAATATCGGGTGAACGGTTAACACAAGCACCTAACCAAAAAAAACTAGCTGTAATGTTGTAATGTTCTAAAACTTTCAATACTTGAGGTGTGTATTGAGGATGGGGTCCATCATCAAAAGTAAGTGCGATATTTTTACTATTACTATCTCCACACCAAAGACAGTGGGGAAAAGTCGGTTGAAGTATGCGGTAAACTATCGGAAATAGAGGTGCAAATTGCATAATTGATAATTGATAATTGATAATTCGTAATTAAGATTTAATTTTTTTCAATTATCATCATGTTAATTAGCCTTGCTAAACTTCCGATATTCCCAAGGATCAACAAATTTTCTATCATTCCAAACTCCTAGCTTTTGCTGTTGTGCTTGTGCTTCTGCTTGTTGGATGATATCTTTACTGGGACACTTGCTTAAATAAGGACGATAAACTTTAGCTAAACCTTCTTCTAACAAAACTTGTTGGATAAAAGTACCATTTTTTAATCGCACTTCTGCAACTTTTCTACCATAGCGATCGCTTTCTATAATATCCAACTTCACGCGATCGCCTGACTGTTTCACCAATTCTTGTACCCGTATTTGTGCTTTTACTCCCCAATTAAATTGATTTATATCCCGAACCCGCCTACTATTTTTTTCTTTGTTGGTGTGAGGTATTTCTGGTGCATCCACACAAGCAAATCTAACTGTAAATTTTTGATCATCTGCACCTCTTAACACCAATGTATCACCATCACTTACCCTTTCTACAACTTCACCAGAGCCAGCAAATAGAATATTACATCCCATCAAACTCACAACAATGAGAACTGCACTTAAAGCAATGATAATTTTTTTAATTAATTTATTCATTTCTCTCACCAAACTATTCAGTTATCAGAATAAGGTAACAGGGAAAAGGTAATTAAAAAATTCTTGTCTTTTGCCTTTTGTCTCGTGCATAGCAATATTACTGATTTGGCAATCCCGGCTGTTAATGTATAAATTTGATACTAAATGAATCGTTGTGAGCAGATAGTTATCATCATAATTTTATATGGTTCAAATCAACGGTATTAGCAACTGCAATCTACGATTCAGCCACTAAATCATAACTTTCATATCAAGATAAGATTATGAAACCTATTCATCCCGCATTTCTCACAAACAATGCGATCGCAATCTATAGAATCCTTATAGAGAAGCGGTTTCGGGCATTTTTCATAGGGCTAATTTTTGACACAGTGTGAAAACCCAGAATCCAGATGTTATAAGGGTTTGAGGATCTTGGTGAGAAATCCGGGTCATCACCATCAGCGTCACGAGGCTGATCAAGAGTTTCAGGAATGCCTCACTCAGTTGGAAGATATCTTACAAGCAAACTGCTCTGAGAATCAAGTGATTTCTGAAGTTGCTCCTAGTAACACTACCAACGATAACAACAGTGACGACACAGACAATATTGATTTAGCTGCTTTAGAAGATGCAGTTGCCGATATTGAAAAATATTTAGCACAAAAGGACAAAAAACCGAAAAATTAAATTGTTAACCTATGAGTTAATTGTCGCTGGGCTTCATATAACATTAAAGCTGCTGCGATCGCCACATTCAAGGATTCTACTCCAGGACTAAGGGGAATTTTAACTTGAGTATCTGCCATTGCGGCTAAATCATCTGACAAACCAGCACCTTCATTTCCCAGTAAAATTAAACTCGGTTTTTGCCAATCTACCTCCCAATAAGTTAAACTGGCAGTTGGTAAAGTAGCAATTACCTGCATTCCCCCTTGCTGGCATTGTTGGACTGTTGCTTTTAAATCTTCACTTACTGCCTTATTTAAGCGAAACCACTGCCCCGCAGAAGCACGTAAAACTTTAGGGTTATCTAAATCAACACTATCATCACTCAACCATAAACCAGACGCACCCGCAGCGGCCGCAGTTCTAATGATCGTTCCCAAATTACCAGGATCTTGCAAAGTTTCCACAGCCAAAACTAACCCCCTCACAGGAACTTGGTTTTCCTGTTCACCCCGTTTTGCAGTCGCTACAACACCATCTGGTTGTACTGTGGTTGCCATCCCTGCTAAAACTTCTGTAATCACAATTTCTGCCCGTTTACACCGACTACAAGCCACCTCCCATAATTGAGGATGTGCTTGTTCCCATTGCGGAGTACAACACACAGTTTCTAAAGGATAGTTAACCGCACAAGCTTCTTCTAACAAGTGGGTCCCTTCCAATAAAAATAATTGTTGTTTATGCCTCTCTTTGGTAGAGTGCAACTTACGAATCTGCTTAACTAGGGGATTTTGTAAACTGGTCAACACGATTTTAGATTTTAGATTTTGGATTTTAGATTAATCTAAAACCCAATATGTTGATAATGCGGAACCCGGGACTTGAACCCGGAAGCCTTGCGGCACTAGAACCTGAATCTAGCGCGTCTGCCAATTCCGCCAGTTCCGCTGGCATTTATTATTTTATCACCAATTTCCTATTATTGCGTAAATCTTGAAAATTGTCAATATAATTCTTTATAGGGAATAGGTGACTGGGGACTGGGGAATGGGGACTGGGGAATGGGGACTGGGGACTGGGGAAGATTAATAACTCAATACTCAATACTCAATGCCCAATCCCCAATGCCCAATGCCCACAGAAAGAAAATGTAGACAAGTCAATTCTTTACTGTAGAATCGAAACCAACTTCAAACCTTTATTGTTACTTATTTTTTGGAGGTAGATTTATTAATTCTTCTAGCAGCTTACCAGATGGCAAGTTGTCACCTGAAGCAGACTCCTCAGTCTTGCAAATTTGTGGTGGACATTCTTTGCAAGGTCATGTAAGAATCAGCGGGGCAAAAAATTCAGCATTAGTGATCATGGCTGGAGCTTTGCTTTGTTCAGGAGATTGTCGGATTCGCAATGTCCCCTTATTAGCGGATGTAGAACGCATGGGTCAAGTTTTATCCGCTTTAGGTTTGTCCTTGACCAGACAAGGGGATATTTTAGATATCAATGCCAAGGATATAACTACATCTAAAGCACCCTATGAATTAGTTACCCAACTGCGAGCCAGTTTTTTTGCGATCGGTCCAATTTTGGCGCGACTGGGTGTAGCACAAATGCCATTACCGGGGGGTTGTGCTATTGGTGCGAGACCAGTTGATTTGCACGTCCGAGGACTGCAAGCAATGGGGGCAGAGGTGCAAATTGAGCATGGTATTTGTAATGCCTACGTTCCCGGTAGCAATAACAGATTGAAAGGAGCGAAAATTTACTTAGATACTCCCAGCGTTGGTGCAACCGAAACCTTAATGATGGCAGCTACCTTGGCTGATGGGGAAACCATTATTGAAAATGCAGCCAGAGAGCCAGAAGTGGTGGATTTAGCTAACTTCTGTAATTCAATGGGAGCAAAAATTCAAGGTGCAGGTACAAGTACCATTACCATTGTTGGTGTGGAAAAATTACATTCTACCGACTATAGTATTATTCCTGATCGCATTGAAACAGGAACTTTTTTAGTCGCTGGCGCAATCACTCGTTCAGAACTGTTACTGTCTCCCGTAGCACCGGATCATTTAATTCCCGTCATTGCCAAGTTGCGGGATATTGGCATACCTATTATTGAGGAAGGTTCAGACTGTTTGCGAGTTTTACCAGCCGAAAAACTCAAAGCTACAGATATTGATACTTTACCCCATCCGGGATTTCCCACAGATATGCAAGCGCCATTTATGGCATTGCTGACTTTAGCTGAAGGTGACAGTATCATTAACGAATCTGTGTTTGAAAATCGTCTGCGCC contains:
- a CDS encoding polysaccharide deacetylase family protein, with amino-acid sequence MQFAPLFPIVYRILQPTFPHCLWCGDSNSKNIALTFDDGPHPQYTPQVLKVLEHYNITASFFWLGACVNRSPDIAKAVKDRGHWIGLHGYEHHSFPTLSEIQLKQSLEKTQIAIYNACELQPQQLRDVRPPNGFFTPKTLQLFQQWNYRPVMWSVVPEDWVRPGISIVVNRVLKQVQNGSLIVLHDGVCGGQDVAETIKILIPQLLQKGYEFVTVDKL
- a CDS encoding thermonuclease family protein, with translation MNKLIKKIIIALSAVLIVVSLMGCNILFAGSGEVVERVSDGDTLVLRGADDQKFTVRFACVDAPEIPHTNKEKNSRRVRDINQFNWGVKAQIRVQELVKQSGDRVKLDIIESDRYGRKVAEVRLKNGTFIQQVLLEEGLAKVYRPYLSKCPSKDIIQQAEAQAQQQKLGVWNDRKFVDPWEYRKFSKAN
- a CDS encoding TrmH family RNA methyltransferase: MLTSLQNPLVKQIRKLHSTKERHKQQLFLLEGTHLLEEACAVNYPLETVCCTPQWEQAHPQLWEVACSRCKRAEIVITEVLAGMATTVQPDGVVATAKRGEQENQVPVRGLVLAVETLQDPGNLGTIIRTAAAAGASGLWLSDDSVDLDNPKVLRASAGQWFRLNKAVSEDLKATVQQCQQGGMQVIATLPTASLTYWEVDWQKPSLILLGNEGAGLSDDLAAMADTQVKIPLSPGVESLNVAIAAALMLYEAQRQLTHRLTI
- the murA gene encoding UDP-N-acetylglucosamine 1-carboxyvinyltransferase codes for the protein MSPEADSSVLQICGGHSLQGHVRISGAKNSALVIMAGALLCSGDCRIRNVPLLADVERMGQVLSALGLSLTRQGDILDINAKDITTSKAPYELVTQLRASFFAIGPILARLGVAQMPLPGGCAIGARPVDLHVRGLQAMGAEVQIEHGICNAYVPGSNNRLKGAKIYLDTPSVGATETLMMAATLADGETIIENAAREPEVVDLANFCNSMGAKIQGAGTSTITIVGVEKLHSTDYSIIPDRIETGTFLVAGAITRSELLLSPVAPDHLIPVIAKLRDIGIPIIEEGSDCLRVLPAEKLKATDIDTLPHPGFPTDMQAPFMALLTLAEGDSIINESVFENRLRHASELNRLGADIRVKGNTAFVRGVPMLSGAPVIGTDLRASAALVIAGLAAEGKTTIQGLKHLDRGYDRLDMKLQQLGAKIIRVNEVSADAELHSNNQTSSASASI